In Polyodon spathula isolate WHYD16114869_AA unplaced genomic scaffold, ASM1765450v1 scaffolds_731, whole genome shotgun sequence, the genomic window TCACTCAGTATCAATCGAGGACCTAAACCTGACTGACGTTCCCAGGCTTGGCAGCCCCAGCCTGTAACACAGCCCACTAAAAGTACTTTATACAGTGCTTGTACCTAGCAGATACAGCATTCCACTTCCCGTAACTTGCCTTAACACACTCAGCGCTGCTGCATGTCTTATGTCTTTTTaaaccctttttctttttctagctTTAAAGCCATTGGAGTGAGTGCAGAAGTTCCAGCAGCCGCTGCTGCTGAAGTGGAGGTCGGAGAACACAAAGAAGTGTAAGTGAATGTGAGAGAACACAGTGCCATTGAGCCTCAGTGTAATCTATTCCAGGGGTTACTATGAGCTGAATTAGTCACATATAGAAACTGACTGTGTGCAGGTCTGCACCCTGTGAAGTGGTGTCTGACTGTTTTAGGTGAAATATATGAACACGTGGTTCCATGAAAAGGGCTGTGTGTCTTTAACTGTGATGCAGCTCCCTGACTGATATCCAGGATCTGTCCAGTATTGCCTATGATGGAGACTCATTGAGCAGAGAGCTTCAGCAGCAAGGCCCTGAGATCAGAAACACTGGGACCCTCGTGAGCACCCCGCGCAGCCCAGGTACGGTTCTCACGAGCCAACACTGCACACCACAGGCTGCCATTGGAATTCCATATGTGTTTCACAGGCCAGTGTTAAAGTtgcatttctgtgtatgtgtttCTCTGGGTAATTGCCAGTAAACAAATATGTAGTACAGTTAGCATGCTTTCTAATTTGACCCCAGTGAGGAACGCTAGTCGTATTTCAAGTAAACTCTTTTGTGTTGGATCAGTTAGTTTGTACTGGAGGAGACCATTGCCAGCACTTGAATGAGGAAGTAAAAGGCTGCAAGAAAACTAGAATTCCACAGTAATTTAGATTTGACTGCAGCTAATATTGGAGCAGCAGAACTCAATACTTACTGGGCTGCTCCAGTTCCATTTAATTTCTCCTGAGTGGTGTTCTCATTTGTACGATGCATGTACTGTGTATGCATTGCTTTATGTGTAATTGATCGTACTCTGTAAATCCTGAAACCCAGatgtttgaaatgcatttctttctaacatgtacaagtgttttctgattgttttgtGCAGGAGCGCCCCGCCCCGCTGGTCCTGGCTCACAGGTGGCAGGTTTGGAACTGCTCCTGCCCTACAGCAGGCTACTGGACTCCAGCACCTGGAGCAGCTCCCAGTCCCAGGTTCACGCCCCCTCTCAGCCTCAGTCCCCGGGCTCCTTTGCTACAGCCTGCAACGGGACGGCCAGCACTGTAAGCACTGCTCATTTGCTTCCACTCTCTAACACTTCAAGAGAATTATACTCCAGTGCAAAGCTGCActcattttttttcaacatgtatGTTTACTGCTCCGACCCACgccttagttttttttaaagttaaatgacATTATCAAACATTGACAGTGTTATTCTCTAGAAAACTTAGTTGAATTGGTCATGCTTTTCCAATGTTGATTTAATTTAGTGGCTAATCTGATAAGCATGCTTTCTTAATTGTTTGGAACTGCAGCTCATTCCACATATTCCACATATTTCCCAGTTTATATGAGTTAAATGCTAATTGTTCATTAAAGTACTTATCAAACCAATTTTCAATGTTCAGTTTCTCTGTAACAGCatcattgtgttttgtttccccACAGAACGGTCATTCAGACTGCAGTGTAGTGTACTCCCCTGCCTCGGCCAACACAGAGAGGCACCTCGCTCCTGCAGGAATCGAAACCGACGCTCCTTCAGAGTACAAAGAGGCTCTGTTTCCTGCAGGAAGAAGTGCCTCCCCTGGATACTGTGATACAGGACGCGGTGTGACTCCCATCCTAACGCCTGTTCAGCCCTGCCCCGCCCCAGAGGAGCGCTCTCCACTGGAAGGTGGGCAATTGTAGGGTTACAGGACAGAGAACGCTGTGTGCGAGGCAAAGCTGGCTGCGAGTGCTGATCTAACCCATTTACAGACACTGGCACGCCTTTAACTGTCTCTGTAAACCAAAATCATTTCACTCGAGACACGAGACGTGCTTATTGAAGATGTATTCTTTATCTTTTTGTTGCTAGACTGCCTGCTTCCTCCTGCTTCTGAAAATTATCTGTCAACAGGTATGGTTTCTTTTTATGAAACAATAAAAGactaaacactttgaaaactTGTCCCTATCTCTCCTTGAGAGAATTGGTTCCCAGTTAGCTAGAGTGTATGACACACGTTAACTTTTTTGGTTTCGCTCCCTTTGGAGCTCCAGAGTCAAGTTGTGTTTTCGGCTCCCTAAGACCTTGTGTGGGGCCATGAAACTGGAGTTTGTTTTTCAGCCGCGGCGCTGGTGGGAGGAGACAAGCTGAGGTCTAACCAGATGAGTCCGGAGCAGCCTGCAGATACCCAGGACCCAGCCCTCCTGAGCGGGGAGGAGGGAGGCAATGCGGCCTCAGAGGACAGGGGAGGTGAGCAGACAGACACTTGACCCTCTACTCCTCCAACCCGTACAACTCATATAAAATATCGTATAGACTGCTGAATGATATAAGATACATGTCCACTCCACTGATATCTCTTTGTACATTGCATGCATCCCGTCCCATTAGACACAACTCACAAACATTACAGGGCATTTCAATACAATATTCATCAACACAATACAGTGAATTTCAGCAGACACAGCCTGCACTGTAAGAGATCCATGATTGAACTGTAAGAGGTGTGTCGCTGTATCAACCCTTTCCCTGCTCTGACAGCTGGGGGTCCAGGAGAGGAGCAGCATGGAGCAGCCCTGGTGAAGAAGGGAGTTCTGGGGGCAGAGAGCCAGGGagggggcagcagcagcagagagacaCAGGACCTGCTGGAGGAGACCGACAGGTAAACACAACCCACCTGCAATGGAGACATACGGGGTAGCAACAGATGTtgggtatttaaaaaagaatgctagTTCTGCATAGCTCACATTTTACTCGACTGCAGTTCAGACATATGCTGTCTTTAGGGCTCACTCCACTCTGGATGACGTCCTCCAGGGGATGCTGGCAGACAGAGCAGCCAATGAGAACACACAGTGTGCCCAGGGAGCTGACAGGCACGCCACGCTGACGTAAGCATCAAAAACTAAACTTCACTAAAACACTACAACTGCATTGGAACGGGACGTGAACATCTCTACAGCAGTGCACTGTCACTACTTAGTGCCATTCTGAATGAAAGTGAATGCGGTGCAAAGAATGgaacttttattgtatttatttaatacttttgCAGTACTATTGCAGtatgcttttttaatttacacGCCAGTTTAAGTGCTAGACTCACAATACTGCGATTCACTGAGTGTTTGTGTGTTCCCCACAGTGAGAGCTCAGAGTTagcagagaggggaggagaggccAGCGACAGTGCATCTCCCGTGACAGTAGGTACTGTACACATTACTGCGTAGGAAACTCAAACTCCATCACTGCATACTGTACACACTGCAGCTGTTTCGCACCAATAGAATAATGCACAGCTTAAAGAAGGTCAGGTACACAAATGTTCTGGCTAATGGCTTGATGAGTGTTAGGCTCCAGGCGTAATGTCTACTGATTTAGTTTCTTTTACAGTATTACcagttgaataatatgctagtgTTTAGATTTCTGGGACAGAATTGCGTTGGGTGATTTTGCGTCCTGTTTTTCCAATGTCATTACCCCTCACTGGGGATGCCTATCCCTGCCAGGGGGTACAGTGGAGACAGGTCTGCATCCTCCAGCTGACCATGGCTCTTTCTCTGTGCTCCCAGACAGTCAGGGAGCAGGATAAGAAAGCAGACTCCCCTCAGAGAGCACACTGGATCCAGCCACACAGGTACAACAAAAACACTCGCTGTGCACATGGTAACTGCCAGCCCACAGTCCCCGATGCCAGAAAGCATGGCCTTACCGCTTTTAAAGTCAGCGCAACACTTTCACCATGAGTTCAAAGCAGGAACTTAGTAAGACACTGACCAAAAAGCATGACGCCTGTAAATGCAGAATCTGtgtgtacagctatagccaaaggtttagctttatagaattaactaatttccgtcataaagtcgaatgaaacctgctgaataatgttacgttattaacatatcaaattaaataccactttgtagttttctatatggataataaaaaactgacacaaattgaaaaatgtgacagttcgaaatctaacatgaaatactgtacttctgttttggcttccggtagacttttgcaatattattttgaagtttccttgattacattaggttaaataaaatatctaaattattatCAGTCCTCAAATTCTAAGTGatgtaaaacctttggccatagctgtatatacacTCTCTATAtgcatgttgtttttctttacactGACAGAGTGATTGTTCTGGAGCAGActccaatgaaaaaaacaagaggCAAGCATTGAGAAAATATCCAGCAGGCCCAACAGCTCTTAAACTTACTGCCATGTATTAAAGTTCCTGACTCGATTCCCTGCTCCCAGCCCAAACAGACACCTGTTACTCTTTGTGTGACGTTGTTTTTGAAAGTGCTGTTCTCTGGTTTGTGTTGAATGTTTCCAGCTCCTAGTTCAGTCCCCAAGGCAGTCTGCTTTGCTGAAAGGTTGCCCTGATTGTATCAGCTCATGCCATGACCCCATCATTTATCCAGTAATGAGAGCATCACTACTGCAGGGCACTCGAAAGAATGAGCTGTTAACCTGGTTAAAAACCATTTGCAATTAGAAATCATAACCTGCAAGCCatttctgtcttgtgttttgGCTTGCATTACCTtggtatttttatattgtatagtTTTAAGTATCAAGCAGGTAGCATTGCTGTACTGAGAGAGTCTCTGAATCTGAGCTGTCCCAGATTCTGCAATGGGAATACCTGTTGCCTATTAACTTCATTCaattttaactgtgtttttctGGTTTTTTGCCTGTGAAAATAGAAATAAGGCGTCAAATGCACTGAGAAGCAATGCGAACATCAAATAACAATTAATCCTTAGTCTTAACTTTTCACATGAATTTAATGATGTATgttgcaaatgtttaaaatgtttaataaaatatgttaaaaaatatgttgtgAAGGATATTTCTTAACGAAACGTTATGGGGGTGTTTGCTGGAGGCACTGATACAGTACCTGAGGATCTTAATGAAACGTTATGGGGGTGTTTGCTGGAGGCACTGATACAGTACCTGAGGATCTTAATGAAACGTTATGGGGGTGTTTGCTGGAGGCACTGATACATGAAACGTTATGGGGGTGTTTGCTGGAGGCACTGATACAGTACCTGATCTTAATGAAACATTAtggggtgttaacaatgaaaagaaaaattacaggtagatacatatttttttcaaccTTTTTCAACAAATGTTAACAATTACCTATGTAGTGGTTTTCAGAcaattaatgtatatttttaattagttctattacaattttacaaacttttaaagtaaaggtgccaatacttttgtcatgaacaaatatttaaaaattacataagtgctttatctttttttataaagattgttaaaccaggtgagtcatacaaccagagatcgcaggttcgaatcctgcTTCTGAGATGCagctggtcttcgctggggattccatgGGGGTACCGCATTGGCTTTGGCGCTCGCTCTGCggcgacccctacaggccaggcaCTGAGTGAACTTGGGGGCGGAGTTTttctgggctggtctttgtccttcAGAGGCCAGTAGACTGcagacatccactctcgagttcctgggtgtaaaaagacaccGACTGGCCCATGGGATGCCCACTGAGCTGTGTGcagaatcaataataataataataataattgggcattccaaattgggagaaaatcaggtaaaataattggagatattaaaaaataaataaataaataaattgttaaactAGCAGAAAtggtgtattttggtctttgccatattaattagtggctattGTAAACCACATGCTtgtataattatactgtattaaatgtagggtggcaatacttttgtctgcgactgtaagCAAACCCACCCCACCCAGCTGATGAACAGTAACAAGTCAGTCAGGCACAGCCTGACTCACCACTTTAATGCATTGTTGTATCTCATCCTATGACTTTTTTTATTACTCAAAactagatgtctttttttttaatacaaacaaaagcacCAGCTGCTCCAAGTACAGTCAGGAATCTTTAAATCTTAcatttttagttatttgtttttaaggtaCTCGCAGTATATGGATTGCAGCATTGcaaatatttcaatacattttcattttattttgcattttaaatgttgtattttcagtctatatatatatatatagagagagagagagagagagagagagagagagagagagagagatttgtttAATTGGtaataatacatgtttacaaACCTTTAATGGAAATGTGCCAATGCTTTTGTCATGGGCTTTTATACAAGGTTTCAAATGGGGGTGGCAAGTTATTCTCAATTGTCATGAATAAAAAGGTGTTTTTGACAGTGCAATTACTAAACTGAATGAATTGCTGTACTAGGTGAGCTGCTGTACTTGCAGAA contains:
- the LOC121308523 gene encoding inactive serine/threonine-protein kinase TEX14-like isoform X1, which gives rise to MARGQLGAPAWSSREERGQSSESEDMEELFYCFTGHSAATASTAQSHGSPALESLFKSFTGHQSLSDTDSEPQSINKTFNISPRVQRNTDPGKVEQSSGSDFMPDSSLEVSDEFFTPNPLAMSQEAALHSGRQAVVQTPSSEEDLEVTVEVLWPRLDSEAGGSFGLSSGSEAGATRTTVERPLDTEPNSAEVCASSSVTSFKAIGVSAEVPAAAAAEVEVGEHKEVSLTDIQDLSSIAYDGDSLSRELQQQGPEIRNTGTLVSTPRSPGAPRPAGPGSQVAGLELLLPYSRLLDSSTWSSSQSQVHAPSQPQSPGSFATACNGTASTNGHSDCSVVYSPASANTERHLAPAGIETDAPSEYKEALFPAGRSASPGYCDTGRGVTPILTPVQPCPAPEERSPLEDCLLPPASENYLSTAAALVGGDKLRSNQMSPEQPADTQDPALLSGEEGGNAASEDRGAGGPGEEQHGAALVKKGVLGAESQGGGSSSRETQDLLEETDRAHSTLDDVLQGMLADRAANENTQCAQGADRHATLTESSELAERGGEASDSASPVTTVREQDKKADSPQRAHWIQPHRVIVLEQTPMKKTRGKH
- the LOC121308523 gene encoding inactive serine/threonine-protein kinase TEX14-like isoform X5 codes for the protein MARGQLGAPAWSSREERGQSSESEDMEELFYCFTGHSAATASTAQSHGSPALESLFKSFTGHQSLSDTDSEPQSINKTFNISPRVQRNTDPGKVEQSSGSDFMPDSSLEVSDEFFTPNPLAMSQEAALHSGRQAVVQTPSSEEDLEVTVEVLWPRLDSEAGGSFGLSSGSEAGATRTTVERPLDTEPNSAEVCASSSVTSFKAIGVSAEVPAAAAAEVEVGEHKEVSLTDIQDLSSIAYDGDSLSRELQQQGPEIRNTGTLVSTPRSPGAPRPAGPGSQVAGLELLLPYSRLLDSSTWSSSQSQVHAPSQPQSPGSFATACNGTASTNGHSDCSVVYSPASANTERHLAPAGIETDAPSEYKEALFPAGRSASPGYCDTGRGVTPILTPVQPCPAPEERSPLEDCLLPPASENYLSTAAALVGGDKLRSNQMSPEQPADTQDPALLSGEEGGNAASEDRGAGGPGEEQHGAALVKKGVLGAESQGGGSSSRETQDLLEETDRAHSTLDDVLQGMLADRAANENTQCAQGADRHATLTESSELAERGGEASDSASPVTVE
- the LOC121308523 gene encoding inactive serine/threonine-protein kinase TEX14-like isoform X3, yielding MARGQLGAPAWSSREERGQSSESEDMEELFYCFTGHSAATASTAQSHGSPALESLFKSFTGHQSLSDTDSEPQSINKTFNISPRVQRNTDPGKVEQSSGSDFMPDSSLEVSDEFFTPNPLAMSQEAALHSGRQAVVQTPSSEEDLEVTVEVLWPRLDSEAGGSFGLSSGSEAGATRTTVERPLDTEPNSAEVCASSSVTSFKAIGVSAEVPAAAAAEVEVGEHKEVSLTDIQDLSSIAYDGDSLSRELQQQGPEIRNTGTLVSTPRSPGAPRPAGPGSQVAGLELLLPYSRLLDSSTWSSSQSQVHAPSQPQSPGSFATACNGTASTNGHSDCSVVYSPASANTERHLAPAGIETDAPSEYKEALFPAGRSASPGYCDTGRGVTPILTPVQPCPAPEERSPLEDCLLPPASENYLSTAAALVGGDKLRSNQMSPEQPADTQDPALLSGEEGGNAASEDRGAGGPGEEQHGAALVKKGVLGAESQGGGSSSRETQDLLEETDRAHSTLDDVLQGMLADRAANENTQCAQGADRHATLTESSELAERGGEASDSASPVTSDCSGADSNEKNKRQALRKYPAGPTALKLTAMY
- the LOC121308523 gene encoding inactive serine/threonine-protein kinase TEX14-like isoform X2 yields the protein MARGQLGAPAWSSREERGQSSESEDMEELFYCFTGHSAATASTAQSHGSPALESLFKSFTGHQSLSDTDSEPQSINKTFNISPRVQRNTDPGKVEQSSGSDFMPDSSLEVSDEFFTPNPLAMSQEAALHSGRQAVVQTPSSEEDLEVTVEVLWPRLDSEAGGSFGLSSGSEAGATRTTVERPLDTEPNSAEVCASSSVTSFKAIGVSAEVPAAAAAEVEVGEHKEVSLTDIQDLSSIAYDGDSLSRELQQQGPEIRNTGTLVSTPRSPGAPRPAGPGSQVAGLELLLPYSRLLDSSTWSSSQSQVHAPSQPQSPGSFATACNGTASTNGHSDCSVVYSPASANTERHLAPAGIETDAPSEYKEALFPAGRSASPGYCDTGRGVTPILTPVQPCPAPEERSPLEDCLLPPASENYLSTAAALVGGDKLRSNQMSPEQPADTQDPALLSGEEGGNAASEDRGAGGPGEEQHGAALVKKGVLGAESQGGGSSSRETQDLLEETDRAHSTLDDVLQGMLADRAANENTQCAQGADRHATLTESSELAERGGEASDSASPVTVVREQDKKADSPQRAHWIQPHRVIVLEQTPMKKTRGKH
- the LOC121308523 gene encoding inactive serine/threonine-protein kinase TEX14-like isoform X4; translation: MARGQLGAPAWSSREERGQSSESEDMEELFYCFTGHSAATASTAQSHGSPALESLFKSFTGHQSLSDTDSEPQSINKTFNISPRVQRNTDPGKVEQSSGSDFMPDSSLEVSDEFFTPNPLAMSQEAALHSGRQAVVQTPSSEEDLEVTVEVLWPRLDSEAGGSFGLSSGSEAGATRTTVERPLDTEPNSAEVCASSSVTSFKAIGVSAEVPAAAAAEVEVGEHKEVSLTDIQDLSSIAYDGDSLSRELQQQGPEIRNTGTLVSTPRSPGAPRPAGPGSQVAGLELLLPYSRLLDSSTWSSSQSQVHAPSQPQSPGSFATACNGTASTNGHSDCSVVYSPASANTERHLAPAGIETDAPSEYKEALFPAGRSASPGYCDTGRGVTPILTPVQPCPAPEERSPLEDCLLPPASENYLSTAAALVGGDKLRSNQMSPEQPADTQDPALLSGEEGGNAASEDRGAGGPGEEQHGAALVKKGVLGAESQGGGSSSRETQDLLEETDRAHSTLDDVLQGMLADRAANENTQCAQGADRHATLTESSELAERGGEASDSASPVTVDSQGAG